The Branchiostoma floridae strain S238N-H82 chromosome 7, Bfl_VNyyK, whole genome shotgun sequence region actttagaccaccgcgaacatttttctattacggtattagactgcagtctatggcgttaccgcgaacttaaatccaccgcgaaaagtcccttttcccgctacggcgaaattaaatccccgtgaacttagatacatttacagtaccatggACTGCATAGCACTACTGTTTGTTTAGTAACGCACGAATACCCTTGGCGGAGTGTCAGGCCCTGCCACTGTAGTTGTGTGTATAATAGTGTGAAGCGCAGCCATGAAGTTTTTCACTCCGTTTCTTTCAGTGACTGTAACGTCGCTGTTTCTCCAATCCTGCCAGCCTGCCGTTGGAAAAAAGGTCCTTTTGGTACCCGTGCCGTTTGCAGAGAGCCATTGGATGGCCCAGGCCAGCCTAGGACGTGCCTTGGTGAACAGAGGCCATGTTGTGACCGCTCTGATGTCAGCAGATAGTTTGGCGGAGCGACGGTCTGCAGAGTTTCTGTTTGAGACCTTCGATGACCATGGCACCCGCGCAAGGCTGAAGGCGCTCGAAAGTCAGGTCTCCAATGCTGCAGAGATGTCTCTTGTGGGGGTGATACAAGCGGTGAGCATGCTGCCGCTGGAGATGGCGAAACACTGCGATTTTTTGTTTGGGGACGGTGAACTGTTGCAGCGACTGAGAGAATCACGCTACGGTGCCGTGGTCACCGACCCTTTCTTTCCTTGCGGAGCCATCCTCGCGGCGCACCTCCGGGTCCCTCATGTCGTCCACCTGCGGTCGAACCCCTACCGCATCGACCTCGCGGCCACAGGAGTCCCCCAACCCCCGGCCTACGTGCCAGACTCGCTGCTGCCTTTCACCGACCATATGACATTTCTACAAAGGACGCAGAACGTTGTCGTCTCCGCCCTTGTGTCTCTGTTGTCCCAATGGATTCTAGGCAGCAACTTCGACGGTTTAGCCCGTAAGTTTGTAGGCGAGGACGAGACCCTTCTAAGCGCCATGTCGCGCGCCGACTTGTGGCTGTATCAAACAGACAACGTCTTGGATTTTCCCGCGCCCTCCATGCCCAACATGATCCAGGTCGGCGGGTTGAACGTCCGGGAGGTCGTCCCCCTTGCTGCAGTGAGTACACATACCTACGTGACTCCGGCCTCGTCGGATAGTAAtcgcctaagcatttgcacgaaccctatggaattcgtacgaatattatgtgatacacacgaatcactatgcgaaaacgcacgaatattatgaaattcgcacgaatcactatgcaaaaacgcacgaatattatgaaattcgcacgaatcactatgtaaTTCACACGAAcattatgagatttgcacgatccttatgcgaaattgcgcaaccactgctggggtcacgtgacagacggagcgggattttgaagatggcggcttcgaccggcggcgacggaaaatacgatgttcACACggcgaaatgaagcaaaacagtagctcacaggctatcaaatacatctttgcgacggtaaatgtccattccatgccttgaaatataaatatcacgggtagaaaagctcaaaatcatgcctcctcccggccgccgtttttgcataaggatcgtgcaaatctcataaggttcgtgtgaatcacatagtgattcgtgcgaatttcataatattcgtgcgtttttgcatactgattcgtgcgaatttcataatattcgtgcgttttcgcatagtgattcgtgtgtatcacataatattcgtacgaatttttatagggttcgtgcaaatgcttaggcacccctggtaaTAGATAGGGGACTTTAAATTTGACCAtgttttttagtcttttttaagACTTGATCAACAAGGTTTTATGACAAACTATAATGGCTTCTTATCTTA contains the following coding sequences:
- the LOC118419793 gene encoding UDP-glucuronosyltransferase 1-2-like → MKFFTPFLSVTVTSLFLQSCQPAVGKKVLLVPVPFAESHWMAQASLGRALVNRGHVVTALMSADSLAERRSAEFLFETFDDHGTRARLKALESQVSNAAEMSLVGVIQAVSMLPLEMAKHCDFLFGDGELLQRLRESRYGAVVTDPFFPCGAILAAHLRVPHVVHLRSNPYRIDLAATGVPQPPAYVPDSLLPFTDHMTFLQRTQNVVVSALVSLLSQWILGSNFDGLARKFVGEDETLLSAMSRADLWLYQTDNVLDFPAPSMPNMIQVGGLNVREVVPLAADLETFVQSSGEDGVVVVSFGSIVKTMPTERAEVWAAALARLRQKVVWRYTGEKPAGLGTNTKLMAWLPQNDLLGHPKTRAFVTHAGYNGVSEALHHGVPMVCVPFFGDQPSNAARVVARGLGVKVEFSTVTADELYQAILHVLTNNSYQETAARLSHLHRDQPQSPMERAVWWIEHVIKHGGLPHLRARAVELPWYQYHLLDVAAFLLAVGTAVLSTVWYSCSLLCRMCCRKSSDKLKRQ